A single Thermaerobacter sp. FW80 DNA region contains:
- the secF gene encoding protein translocase subunit SecF — MKGFSFVRTRGVAFALSLLLLAAGMIAWAVRGLNYNVEFTGGAAWTLRFERTVTAGAVRSVLAEQGVEDAVVQLSEGDRVALLRTPAVDQATQQRVLRALEERLGPVRLEQFDSISPAIGREIRERGILALALATVGMVVYMTIRFEFWFAVAAILAMLHDVFMVVGLFALLQWQVDSSFIAALLTVFGYSINDTVVVFDRIRENLRLRRKEPLDQLVDRSIRQVLRRSLLTGTTTLLALAAVFAFGGETIRAFAGALFFGILFGTYSSIFVASPLWYVLRQRAARRRAAARAVD; from the coding sequence GTGAAGGGGTTCTCGTTCGTCCGCACCCGGGGCGTGGCCTTCGCCCTCAGCCTGCTCCTGCTGGCGGCGGGCATGATCGCCTGGGCCGTGCGCGGCCTCAACTACAACGTGGAGTTCACCGGCGGCGCCGCCTGGACCCTGCGCTTCGAGCGGACCGTGACCGCGGGCGCGGTGCGGTCCGTCCTGGCGGAGCAGGGCGTGGAGGACGCCGTCGTCCAGCTCAGCGAGGGCGACCGGGTGGCGCTGCTGCGCACGCCCGCCGTGGACCAGGCCACCCAGCAGCGGGTCCTCCGCGCCCTGGAGGAGCGGCTCGGCCCGGTCCGGCTCGAGCAGTTCGACAGCATCAGCCCCGCCATCGGCCGGGAGATCCGCGAGAGGGGCATCCTGGCCCTGGCCCTGGCCACGGTGGGGATGGTCGTCTACATGACGATCCGGTTCGAGTTCTGGTTCGCCGTGGCGGCCATCCTGGCCATGCTGCACGACGTCTTCATGGTGGTCGGCCTGTTCGCCCTGCTGCAGTGGCAGGTGGACTCGTCCTTCATCGCGGCGCTGCTGACCGTGTTCGGCTACTCCATCAACGACACCGTGGTGGTGTTCGACCGCATCCGCGAGAACCTGCGCCTGCGCCGCAAGGAGCCCCTGGACCAGCTGGTGGACCGCTCCATCCGGCAGGTGCTGCGTCGCTCGCTGCTGACCGGCACCACGACCCTGCTCGCCCTGGCGGCGGTCTTCGCCTTCGGCGGCGAGACGATCCGCGCCTTCGCCGGCGCGCTGTTCTTCGGCATCCTCTTCGGGACCTACTCCTCGATCTTCGTCGCCAGCCCCCTCTGGTACGTGCTGCGCCAGCGGGCCGCCCGGCGGCGCGCGGCGGCGCGGGCGGTGGACTGA
- the secD gene encoding protein translocase subunit SecD: MRGRRRTRAVLTLILSLALLGGIAAWTLLDFRLQDRINRGLDLAGGVRVVLQGVDKPGNPVTREKIDDAVEIIRNRVDALGVAEPVIQRQGEDRIVVELAGVDDPQEAIETIGRTARLEFRGPDGSVVVTGDQLVAGGIQVAADQAGRPVVQLQFNAEGTETFAEATRKFFGQPIFIVLDEQVISAPEVHAVITNGRAEITGIPTFEEAQRLAVALRYGALPVDLQIVENRTVSATLGADSLARSVQALVVGAAAVAGFMVVVYRIPGFWAVVALGVYLLLTAAALYGLDATLTLPGIAGFVMSVGMAVDANVLIYERIKDELRAGKTIRAALEAGFRNAFSAILDSNLTTLIAVAVLYGLGTGPVRGFAVTLAVGVVASMFTAITLTRFFLRNLVDAELFRQPSRLFGVRGGAR, encoded by the coding sequence ATGCGCGGGCGCCGCAGGACGCGGGCGGTGCTGACCCTGATCCTCAGCCTGGCGCTTTTGGGGGGCATCGCCGCCTGGACGCTCTTGGACTTTCGGCTGCAGGACCGCATCAACCGCGGCCTCGACCTGGCCGGAGGGGTGCGGGTGGTCCTCCAGGGGGTGGACAAGCCCGGCAACCCGGTGACGCGGGAGAAGATCGACGACGCGGTGGAGATCATCCGCAACCGTGTAGACGCCCTGGGCGTGGCCGAGCCGGTGATCCAGCGGCAGGGCGAGGACCGCATCGTGGTCGAGCTGGCCGGCGTGGACGATCCGCAGGAGGCCATCGAGACCATCGGGCGCACGGCGCGCCTGGAGTTCCGCGGCCCCGACGGCAGCGTGGTGGTGACCGGCGACCAGCTGGTGGCCGGGGGCATTCAGGTGGCGGCCGACCAGGCTGGTCGCCCCGTGGTCCAGCTGCAGTTCAACGCCGAGGGGACCGAAACGTTCGCCGAGGCGACGCGAAAGTTCTTCGGCCAGCCCATCTTCATCGTGCTGGACGAGCAGGTGATCTCGGCGCCCGAGGTTCATGCCGTGATCACCAACGGCCGGGCGGAGATCACCGGCATCCCCACCTTCGAGGAGGCCCAGCGCCTGGCCGTGGCCCTGCGCTACGGCGCCCTGCCGGTGGACCTGCAGATCGTCGAGAACCGCACCGTCTCGGCGACGCTGGGGGCCGATTCGCTGGCGCGCAGCGTCCAGGCGCTGGTGGTCGGCGCCGCTGCGGTGGCCGGCTTCATGGTGGTCGTCTACCGGATCCCGGGGTTCTGGGCCGTGGTGGCCCTGGGCGTCTACCTCTTGCTGACCGCCGCGGCCCTCTACGGTCTCGACGCCACGCTGACCCTGCCCGGCATCGCCGGGTTCGTCATGTCGGTCGGCATGGCGGTGGACGCCAACGTGCTGATCTACGAGCGCATCAAGGACGAGCTCAGGGCGGGCAAGACCATCCGGGCGGCCCTGGAGGCGGGGTTCCGTAACGCCTTCTCCGCGATCCTGGACTCCAACCTGACCACCCTGATCGCGGTCGCCGTGCTCTACGGCCTGGGCACCGGCCCGGTGCGAGGCTTCGCCGTCACCCTGGCCGTCGGCGTGGTCGCCAGCATGTTCACCGCCATCACCCTGACCCGGTTCTTCCTGCGGAACCTGGTGGACGCGGAGCTCTTCCGGCAGCCCAGCCGGCTGTTCGGCGTGCGGGGTGGGGCGCGGTGA
- a CDS encoding MFS transporter, translating into MGRGGEAPRGRAPRGDAGEPAANAVKSYGFFELLQRFEAYRRYWLAMAVSWAGDRLNAVALATLVLDRFPQQPMAIGLVLMAQHLPQAVLGLLAGALADRWPRRTVMVVSDLVRAVAVLLVPWATELWQVYLAALVVGTASTFFFPAWRSTLPAVVSRDALPEANAYHSATRSFIDILAPVGATALIAAGRALHPVLYMAPAFWLDALSYLVSAWQLAHLPLDEAALGGLWPATRGLAGVGRDVLVGLRYHRQNRTVWALLLLMGSFAWGANGANALLQKAVPMLLGVPPERWGVLLAAMGVGMIAGNAVVARRGKVWPRHVVIGVGYLGAWLALVILAGTRDFTVALATYVLMGVSNAAFLAPQVAWVQEATDPAYLGRVEATRNAVIYVGMTVSPLLAGWLEQALGSLPGAMGAISVLFLVPAVLSFTHPALRRPASAAARATTGA; encoded by the coding sequence TTGGGTCGTGGAGGGGAGGCGCCCCGTGGCCGCGCGCCGCGCGGCGACGCCGGCGAGCCCGCTGCGAACGCCGTGAAGTCCTACGGGTTCTTCGAGCTGCTGCAGCGGTTCGAGGCCTACCGGCGGTACTGGTTGGCGATGGCGGTGTCCTGGGCGGGCGACCGGCTCAACGCCGTCGCGCTGGCCACCCTGGTGCTGGACCGCTTCCCCCAGCAGCCCATGGCCATCGGCCTCGTCCTGATGGCCCAGCACCTGCCCCAGGCGGTGCTGGGGCTTTTGGCCGGCGCGCTGGCCGATCGCTGGCCGCGGCGCACGGTGATGGTGGTCAGCGACCTGGTCCGCGCCGTCGCCGTGCTGCTGGTGCCGTGGGCGACGGAGCTCTGGCAGGTGTACCTGGCGGCCCTGGTGGTGGGTACCGCCAGCACCTTCTTCTTCCCGGCGTGGCGCAGCACGCTGCCGGCGGTGGTGAGCCGCGATGCCCTGCCGGAGGCCAACGCCTACCACTCGGCGACCCGCTCCTTCATCGACATCCTGGCCCCGGTGGGCGCCACCGCGCTGATCGCCGCCGGGCGCGCCCTGCATCCGGTGCTGTACATGGCGCCGGCCTTCTGGCTGGACGCGCTCTCCTACCTGGTCTCGGCCTGGCAGCTGGCCCACCTGCCCCTGGACGAGGCTGCCCTGGGAGGCCTGTGGCCCGCGACCCGCGGCCTGGCCGGGGTGGGCAGGGACGTGCTGGTCGGCCTTCGCTACCACCGGCAGAACCGCACGGTGTGGGCCCTCCTCCTGCTGATGGGCAGCTTCGCGTGGGGCGCCAACGGTGCCAACGCCCTGTTGCAGAAGGCCGTCCCCATGCTGCTGGGGGTGCCGCCCGAGCGGTGGGGCGTGCTGTTGGCCGCCATGGGCGTCGGCATGATCGCGGGGAACGCCGTCGTCGCCCGCCGGGGCAAGGTCTGGCCCCGCCACGTCGTCATCGGCGTGGGGTACCTGGGTGCCTGGCTGGCCCTGGTGATCCTCGCCGGGACGCGGGACTTCACCGTCGCGTTGGCGACCTACGTGCTGATGGGCGTCAGCAATGCCGCCTTCCTCGCCCCCCAGGTGGCCTGGGTCCAGGAGGCCACCGATCCCGCCTACCTCGGGCGCGTGGAGGCGACCCGCAATGCGGTGATCTACGTCGGGATGACGGTCAGCCCCTTGCTGGCGGGGTGGCTGGAGCAGGCCCTGGGGTCCCTCCCGGGCGCCATGGGAGCGATCTCGGTGCTGTTCCTGGTCCCCGCCGTGCTGTCCTTCACCCATCCCGCCCTGCGCCGGCCGGCGTCCGCGGCGGCGCGGGCGACGACCGGCGCCTGA
- the selB gene encoding selenocysteine-specific translation elongation factor translates to MNGPSDSASPGAGKGGGMTAPRSGAAAGEAGTTAASAPAGPPPLVIGTAGHVDHGKTTLVRALTGVDTDRLQEEKRRGISIDLGFAPFRLPSGRPAAIVDVPGHERFVHNMAAGVHGMDLVLLVVAADEGVMPQTVEHLDILQLLGVRHGLVVLTKVDLVDDPAWLDLVEEDVRAHLRDTFLAEAPVVRVAPPTGQGLDRLLTALEDAARRVPGRDADGLLRLPIDRAFTLPGFGPVVTGTLVAGRVRVGDRVEVQPGGMTARIRHLQVHGREVEEAVAGQRVAANLVGVDHQALHRGQVLVRPGTLEATRWLAVRLQWLPRAPWPLRHQERVRVHAGAAEVLGRVRLLEPVRPWQPGEAGWALIRLEEPLVVAPGDRFVVRTYSPARTAGGGVVADVGRVWSRRHAPGRWLVAFLADDPADGLTARLERAGLPRPATALARELGQPMRRIEQALARAEAAGRVRSLPGGHWVAAPAAEALARHARAALERHHRERPLEAGMSRDALLHALWRAARGAADARTGDRPVPEAEARAGLQALLETWIAAGVLAADDDRLRLPDWEPGGTAAARQHLERLAAVYRQGGLAPPASAEEAAAAAGVPVADALGLLSILERQGRVVRVDTGLWFTPEALVDAWRRLVALERQVGPFTVAQARDALGVTRKWALPLLEYFDRRRWTRREGDLRRVVGGPDDEPGDEDGTRSR, encoded by the coding sequence ATGAACGGGCCGAGCGACAGCGCGTCCCCCGGCGCGGGGAAGGGCGGCGGGATGACCGCGCCCCGGTCTGGTGCCGCCGCCGGGGAGGCCGGCACTACGGCGGCCTCCGCGCCCGCGGGGCCGCCGCCCCTGGTGATCGGCACCGCGGGCCACGTGGACCACGGCAAGACCACCCTGGTCCGCGCCCTGACCGGCGTCGACACCGACCGCCTGCAGGAGGAGAAGCGGCGCGGCATCTCCATCGACCTGGGCTTCGCGCCCTTCCGCCTGCCCAGCGGCCGCCCGGCCGCCATCGTCGACGTCCCCGGCCACGAGCGGTTCGTCCACAACATGGCCGCCGGCGTCCACGGGATGGACCTGGTGCTGCTGGTGGTCGCGGCGGACGAGGGCGTGATGCCGCAGACCGTCGAGCACCTGGACATCCTGCAGCTGCTGGGCGTCCGGCACGGCCTAGTGGTGCTGACCAAGGTGGATCTGGTGGACGACCCGGCATGGCTCGACCTCGTGGAGGAGGACGTGCGGGCCCACCTCCGGGACACCTTCCTCGCCGAGGCGCCGGTGGTCCGGGTGGCGCCGCCGACGGGCCAGGGCCTCGATCGGCTGCTGACGGCCCTGGAGGACGCGGCGCGACGGGTGCCGGGCCGGGATGCCGACGGCCTCCTGCGGCTGCCCATCGATCGCGCCTTCACCCTCCCCGGCTTCGGTCCCGTGGTCACCGGGACCCTGGTGGCAGGGAGGGTGCGGGTCGGCGACCGGGTCGAGGTGCAGCCCGGAGGGATGACCGCGCGCATCCGGCACCTCCAGGTCCACGGTCGCGAGGTGGAGGAGGCCGTGGCCGGTCAGCGGGTGGCGGCCAACCTGGTCGGCGTGGACCATCAGGCGCTGCACCGCGGGCAGGTCCTGGTTCGTCCCGGCACCTTGGAGGCCACCCGGTGGCTGGCGGTACGCCTCCAGTGGCTGCCCCGCGCGCCCTGGCCCCTGCGCCACCAGGAGCGGGTGCGGGTCCACGCCGGCGCCGCCGAGGTGCTGGGCCGCGTGCGCCTCTTGGAGCCGGTGCGTCCCTGGCAGCCGGGCGAGGCGGGCTGGGCGCTGATCCGCCTGGAGGAACCCCTGGTCGTCGCGCCCGGCGACCGGTTCGTCGTGCGCACCTACTCGCCGGCGCGCACCGCCGGGGGCGGCGTCGTGGCCGACGTGGGCCGGGTCTGGTCGCGGCGCCACGCGCCGGGCCGGTGGCTGGTCGCCTTCCTCGCCGACGACCCGGCCGACGGCTTGACGGCCCGCCTGGAGCGGGCCGGGCTGCCGCGCCCCGCCACCGCCCTGGCCCGGGAGCTGGGTCAGCCCATGCGGCGCATCGAGCAGGCCCTCGCCCGCGCCGAGGCGGCGGGGCGCGTCCGCTCCTTGCCCGGCGGCCACTGGGTGGCCGCGCCCGCGGCCGAGGCCCTGGCCCGGCACGCGCGCGCCGCCCTGGAGCGTCACCACCGGGAACGCCCGCTGGAGGCCGGCATGAGCCGCGACGCCCTGCTGCATGCCCTCTGGCGTGCGGCCCGGGGCGCCGCGGATGCGCGAACCGGCGACCGGCCCGTGCCGGAGGCCGAGGCGAGGGCGGGGCTGCAGGCGCTCTTGGAGACGTGGATCGCCGCCGGCGTGCTGGCCGCCGACGACGACCGGCTGCGTCTGCCCGATTGGGAACCCGGCGGGACGGCCGCCGCCCGCCAGCACCTCGAGCGGCTCGCCGCCGTCTATCGGCAGGGCGGGCTGGCTCCGCCGGCCAGCGCCGAGGAGGCCGCGGCGGCGGCCGGCGTCCCCGTCGCCGACGCGCTGGGGCTGCTGAGCATCCTGGAGCGGCAGGGTCGGGTGGTGCGCGTGGACACCGGCTTGTGGTTCACGCCCGAGGCGCTGGTCGACGCCTGGCGGCGCCTGGTGGCGCTGGAGCGGCAGGTCGGGCCCTTCACCGTCGCCCAGGCGCGGGACGCGCTGGGCGTGACGCGCAAGTGGGCGCTGCCCCTCCTGGAGTACTTCGACCGCCGCCGCTGGACGCGGCGCGAGGGCGACCTGCGACGGGTGGTCGGCGGCCCTGACGATGAGCCCGGAGATGAAGATGGGACCCGATCCAGGTAG
- a CDS encoding NUDIX hydrolase: MIERHAAGGVVYRRAGTPAWPIATGSAASDPDAASRGDEPGGSGPAVEVLMILDAYGHWALPKGGIEPGETPEAAALREIREETGIVGAIEAPLPSVRYRFRDGEEEVEKTVHYFLVRALNGGLRVQREELRDAAWLSLDEAIRRCTYENLVPTLEAARQAIAAQRTAAEGARDAAAAQEGAASGAAEATPDRATGEPTGGSGAAGDDAAEGDGADAPAPAPAVAADAAAPGGREGRAADASPADDRSPADPGGSSGQATAETDASTAPAPPR, translated from the coding sequence ATGATCGAGCGCCATGCCGCCGGCGGCGTGGTGTACCGGCGCGCCGGGACCCCGGCCTGGCCGATCGCCACGGGATCGGCGGCCTCGGACCCGGACGCGGCCTCCAGGGGGGACGAACCCGGCGGATCCGGCCCCGCCGTCGAGGTCTTGATGATCCTGGACGCCTACGGGCACTGGGCGCTGCCCAAGGGCGGCATCGAGCCAGGGGAGACGCCGGAGGCCGCAGCCCTGCGCGAGATCCGGGAGGAGACGGGGATCGTCGGCGCCATCGAGGCGCCGCTCCCCTCGGTGCGGTACCGGTTCCGCGACGGCGAGGAGGAGGTGGAGAAGACCGTCCACTACTTCCTCGTCCGCGCGCTGAACGGGGGATTGCGGGTCCAGCGCGAGGAGCTGCGGGACGCGGCGTGGCTGTCGCTGGACGAGGCGATCCGGCGCTGCACCTACGAGAACCTGGTGCCGACGCTGGAGGCGGCGCGGCAGGCCATCGCGGCGCAGCGGACCGCCGCCGAGGGGGCACGGGACGCCGCTGCGGCCCAGGAGGGCGCCGCGTCGGGCGCGGCGGAGGCCACGCCGGACCGGGCGACGGGCGAGCCGACCGGAGGCTCGGGGGCGGCCGGGGATGATGCGGCGGAAGGCGACGGTGCCGATGCGCCGGCCCCGGCACCGGCGGTCGCCGCCGATGCGGCCGCGCCGGGCGGCAGGGAAGGCCGGGCAGCCGACGCTTCGCCGGCGGACGACCGGTCGCCCGCGGACCCCGGGGGGAGTAGCGGGCAGGCGACGGCGGAGACCGATGCCTCCACCGCCCCGGCCCCTCCGCGCTGA
- a CDS encoding ISLre2 family transposase, translating to MLSIHAVRELFLQTLRELAELVTEDRSFGELEEAVQRLSGRLTLRLLEWVLAGIDERLMQERDPSRYECLDTRERVLDTPLGELQVKRRYYRDRATGQGVFLLDEALGLESRRRLSPRLEALCRRLATEMPYHRAAAVLRELTAGQAPARAMTVWRASQRAGRRLKEAAERLRRSVFVEGQVPEGRRRSVELHAEADEVYLRGRGQPVVLKLGVAYEGKQAVGSNRQALRERRVVAGVMPGTAFWEQASAYWGTHWDLSAVQACYLGGDGAHWVKQGLQYFPRACYRLDPFHLRRALREALSPSEETYAQVCRAIEAGDWAGVESALRQTLRGRRGPARERLLRLRGYLREHWDGIVASGEAPRLGAIEAEVFHVLARRMKRHGARWSERGADHLARLLSERVDPHWRAVLGGRPLQISPGVRQATRQAVQRVMRQLEEDPARWLRARIPALTGPHATKPWVQVLRDLAHVHAPVA from the coding sequence ATGCTCAGCATACACGCTGTGCGCGAACTTTTCCTCCAGACATTGCGGGAACTGGCGGAGCTGGTGACGGAGGACCGATCGTTTGGCGAACTGGAGGAAGCCGTTCAGCGGCTCAGCGGCCGGCTGACACTGCGGCTGCTGGAGTGGGTGTTGGCCGGGATCGATGAGCGACTGATGCAGGAGCGGGACCCGAGCCGATATGAGTGCCTGGATACGCGGGAGCGGGTCCTGGACACGCCGCTGGGCGAGTTGCAGGTGAAGCGACGTTACTACCGGGACCGGGCGACGGGCCAGGGTGTGTTCTTGCTGGATGAAGCACTGGGCTTGGAATCGCGGCGGCGACTGTCGCCGCGGCTGGAAGCGCTGTGCCGGCGGCTCGCGACGGAGATGCCGTATCACCGAGCGGCGGCGGTCCTGCGGGAGTTGACGGCGGGGCAGGCACCGGCGCGGGCGATGACGGTGTGGCGGGCGTCCCAACGGGCGGGGCGCCGGTTGAAGGAGGCGGCGGAGCGGCTACGGCGGTCGGTGTTCGTGGAGGGCCAGGTGCCGGAAGGCCGGCGCCGGAGCGTCGAGCTGCATGCCGAAGCGGACGAGGTTTATCTGCGGGGTCGAGGGCAACCGGTGGTGTTGAAGCTGGGGGTCGCGTACGAAGGCAAGCAAGCCGTGGGTTCGAACCGGCAAGCGCTGCGGGAGCGGCGGGTCGTGGCGGGGGTGATGCCGGGGACGGCCTTTTGGGAGCAGGCGAGCGCCTATTGGGGGACGCACTGGGATCTGAGCGCGGTCCAGGCTTGTTACCTCGGAGGCGATGGGGCGCATTGGGTCAAGCAGGGGTTGCAGTACTTCCCCCGCGCGTGTTACCGGCTGGATCCGTTCCACCTGCGGCGAGCCCTGCGGGAGGCGTTATCGCCTTCCGAGGAGACGTACGCCCAGGTGTGCCGGGCCATCGAAGCGGGGGATTGGGCGGGCGTGGAGTCGGCGCTTCGCCAGACGCTACGGGGGCGGCGTGGTCCGGCGCGGGAGCGCTTGTTGCGGCTGCGCGGCTACTTGCGGGAGCACTGGGACGGGATTGTGGCTTCTGGGGAAGCGCCGCGGCTGGGGGCGATCGAAGCGGAGGTCTTTCACGTCCTTGCGCGACGGATGAAACGGCATGGGGCGCGTTGGAGTGAACGCGGCGCCGACCACTTGGCGCGGCTCTTGAGCGAACGCGTGGACCCCCACTGGCGCGCGGTCCTCGGCGGCCGGCCCCTGCAGATTTCGCCCGGCGTGCGGCAGGCGACACGCCAGGCCGTTCAGCGCGTGATGCGCCAGCTCGAGGAGGACCCAGCCCGTTGGCTGCGTGCCCGCATCCCAGCGCTCACCGGGCCGCATGCGACCAAACCCTGGGTTCAGGTGCTGCGCGACCTGGCCCATGTCCACGCACCGGTGGCTTGA
- a CDS encoding helix-turn-helix domain-containing protein, whose product MEVGKRIRELRRQRGISLRDLARRSGVSKAYLSQLENDPDRKPSVDVVLRVAAALGVGLADLVGPAAIGPTAPPARAAAGAPAPSGPAPSGPAAPAAEGTANRPTPGTDAASPQPPPEDAIALAAASAEPPGSAGVVRGTSATYRQPQPARAATPRPQPTESQPAPGPGALDPETLPWALRVFWQEHPEVPEADIRSLAAITWHGRRPFTPTDYWVLHQVLTGMTRGL is encoded by the coding sequence GTGGAGGTTGGCAAGCGGATCCGGGAGCTGCGCCGGCAGCGGGGCATCAGCCTGCGCGACCTGGCACGCCGCTCGGGGGTGTCGAAGGCCTACCTCTCCCAGCTGGAGAACGACCCCGACCGCAAGCCCTCGGTGGACGTGGTCCTTCGCGTCGCGGCAGCCCTTGGCGTCGGACTGGCCGATCTGGTCGGACCAGCGGCCATCGGGCCGACGGCGCCACCCGCGCGTGCTGCCGCCGGGGCCCCTGCTCCGTCAGGCCCCGCGCCAAGCGGACCCGCCGCGCCCGCCGCCGAGGGCACCGCCAATCGCCCGACACCGGGGACCGACGCAGCCAGCCCCCAGCCGCCGCCGGAGGACGCCATCGCCCTCGCCGCTGCGTCCGCCGAGCCCCCGGGTTCTGCCGGCGTCGTCCGCGGGACGTCCGCCACCTACCGCCAGCCGCAGCCTGCACGCGCCGCGACCCCTCGTCCCCAGCCCACCGAATCCCAACCGGCGCCGGGCCCCGGCGCCCTCGATCCCGAGACCCTGCCCTGGGCGCTGCGGGTCTTCTGGCAGGAGCACCCTGAGGTCCCCGAGGCGGACATCCGGTCCCTGGCCGCCATCACCTGGCACGGGCGCCGTCCCTTCACCCCGACCGACTACTGGGTGCTGCACCAGGTCCTCACCGGGATGACCCGGGGCCTCTGA
- a CDS encoding TetR family transcriptional regulator, with protein sequence MAAPTVNPGHRRGAVRTPVAARIREAAAELFARQGFRGTGLRQVAAAAGVAVGTVYAHYRDKAALLRSVAEEQAAVIGRRLAPVHLTPGRPAAERWAAFRDVLRDALPWLACEAEAGAAVARGAGQRGEDRQGPVTAALHQGLARLLLEGARRGEVELPHLRPDAGRPALPAAAVEAAAGDAAAAVLAAALGLWERGRADDLDWLWWGLAARGPRQHEGTR encoded by the coding sequence ATGGCTGCACCGACGGTGAACCCGGGTCACCGGCGCGGTGCCGTCCGTACGCCGGTGGCCGCCCGGATCCGCGAGGCCGCGGCGGAGCTCTTCGCCCGCCAGGGGTTTCGCGGCACCGGCCTGCGCCAGGTGGCGGCGGCCGCCGGGGTGGCCGTGGGGACCGTCTATGCCCATTACCGGGACAAGGCGGCGTTGTTGCGCTCGGTGGCGGAAGAACAGGCCGCCGTCATCGGCCGTCGGCTGGCGCCCGTCCACCTGACGCCCGGGCGCCCGGCGGCGGAGCGGTGGGCGGCCTTTCGCGACGTGCTGCGCGATGCGCTCCCCTGGCTCGCCTGCGAGGCGGAGGCCGGCGCGGCCGTGGCGCGCGGAGCGGGCCAGCGGGGGGAAGACCGGCAGGGTCCCGTCACCGCCGCCCTTCACCAGGGACTGGCGCGCCTGCTGCTGGAAGGGGCCCGTCGCGGCGAGGTGGAGCTGCCGCACCTGCGGCCGGACGCGGGCCGGCCGGCGCTGCCGGCGGCAGCGGTGGAGGCTGCGGCGGGTGACGCCGCGGCGGCCGTGCTGGCGGCCGCCTTGGGCCTGTGGGAACGCGGTCGCGCGGACGATCTCGACTGGCTGTGGTGGGGCCTCGCCGCCCGCGGCCCGCGGCAGCACGAGGGGACGCGGTGA
- a CDS encoding acyl-CoA dehydrogenase yields MATPPWLLDPTYEEIRRAVREFAQRELAPRAAAYDASGEFPWENVRRLAEHGYLGMMIPEEYGGGGMDTLAHAICLEEVARACAATAVVMDVHNSLVGELINRWASAAMKARWLPVLARGDRLGAFCLTEPDAGSDAAALKTTAVRDGDHYVLHGRKTFISNGGVAEIYVVFAVTDPAAGSRGISAFLVEKGTPGLSFGKPFKKMGIRASATTDVILELVRVPAENLIGQEGQGYKIALATLDNGRVGIGAQAVGIAQAALDRAVAYASQRKQFGRPIASFQGIQFKLADMATAIEAARLLVYRAAVLYDQSVRTGRRASKEIAMAKLFASEVAMRVTTEAVQIHGGYGYLQDFEVERLMRDAKITQIYEGTSEVQRMVIARALLAEAGQAVEAAV; encoded by the coding sequence ATGGCGACACCTCCGTGGCTGCTGGATCCGACCTACGAGGAGATCCGCCGCGCGGTGCGCGAGTTCGCCCAGCGCGAGCTGGCGCCGCGGGCGGCCGCCTACGACGCGTCCGGCGAGTTCCCGTGGGAGAACGTGCGCCGGCTGGCGGAGCACGGCTACCTGGGGATGATGATCCCCGAGGAGTACGGCGGCGGGGGCATGGACACGCTGGCCCACGCCATCTGCCTGGAAGAGGTGGCCCGGGCGTGTGCCGCCACGGCCGTGGTCATGGACGTGCACAACAGCCTGGTCGGCGAGCTGATCAACCGCTGGGCCAGCGCGGCGATGAAGGCCCGTTGGCTCCCGGTCCTGGCCCGGGGGGACCGGCTGGGGGCCTTCTGCCTGACGGAGCCCGACGCCGGCTCCGACGCCGCCGCCTTGAAGACCACGGCCGTCCGCGACGGCGACCACTACGTGCTCCACGGACGCAAGACCTTCATCTCCAACGGCGGCGTGGCGGAGATCTACGTGGTGTTCGCGGTGACCGACCCGGCCGCCGGCTCCCGCGGCATCAGCGCCTTCCTGGTGGAGAAGGGCACCCCCGGCCTCTCCTTCGGGAAGCCGTTCAAGAAGATGGGCATCCGCGCCTCCGCCACCACCGACGTGATCCTCGAGCTGGTGAGGGTGCCCGCCGAGAACCTGATCGGCCAGGAGGGGCAGGGGTACAAGATCGCCCTGGCCACCCTGGACAACGGCCGGGTCGGCATCGGCGCCCAGGCCGTGGGCATCGCCCAGGCCGCCCTCGACCGCGCCGTGGCCTATGCCAGCCAGCGCAAGCAATTCGGCCGGCCCATCGCCAGCTTCCAGGGCATCCAGTTCAAGCTGGCCGACATGGCCACGGCGATCGAGGCCGCGCGCCTCTTGGTCTACCGGGCGGCCGTGCTCTACGACCAGAGCGTGCGCACCGGCCGGCGCGCCAGCAAGGAGATCGCCATGGCGAAGTTGTTCGCCTCGGAGGTGGCCATGCGGGTCACCACCGAGGCGGTCCAGATCCACGGCGGCTACGGCTACCTGCAGGACTTCGAGGTCGAGCGCCTGATGCGGGACGCCAAGATCACCCAGATCTACGAGGGGACGTCCGAGGTGCAGCGCATGGTGATCGCCCGCGCCCTGCTGGCCGAAGCCGGCCAGGCGGTGGAAGCGGCGGTATGA